The window GCGGGTGATGGCGCTGTGGACGGACGCGGGGATCCCGGTCGACGGCCAGCGCGGCTACCACCTGCTCTGGAACCTGGCACTGCAGCGGGTGGTGGCGATCGGTCCGATGGCGGGCCGCCAGCAGACCGTCGTGGACCTGGACAGCCACGTGCCACCGGAACGTCGGGCGACCCCGGCCGATCCCGGCGCCGAGCTGGCCCGCCGCTACCTGCAGAGCCACGCGCCGTGCACCGACCGCGATTTCGCCTGGTGGTGCGGCAGCACGCTGACCGAGGCCCGGCGGCGGCTCACCGCCGCCGGCGCGGTGCCCGACCCGACGGGGGACCGGCTGCTGACCGCGCCGGACGGGTCCGCCGCGGCGGCCGGCGCGTCCGGGGTCGCCCTGCTGGCCGGCTTCGACGAGTTCCTGCTCGGCTACCAGGACCGTTCCGCCGTGCTGCCCACTGCCTTCGCCGACCGGATCGTTCCCGGCGCCAACGGCATCTTCGCGCCGTGCGTGGTGGTCGACGGCGTGGTGGCGGGCACCTGGCGGCGGACCCTGACCCGCGGTGGCGTGACGGTCACGGTCGTCCCGTTCCCCGGTCGCGCACTCGATCCGGACGAACTCACCCGGGCGGCCCGCCGCTACGCCGCCGCGATCGGGGTGTCCGAGGTGGCCGTCGCCGTCGACGGATGACCGGGGACGGACGGGTGCCGCCGGTCGGGTGTCCGGTGGCTGTGGGGCGTCGTCGCGCCGTCCGCGGACCCCGTGGACGGTGGTGATGGTGCCGTCGATGGCGAGCTCCCTCGTGAGCACCGCCGGCGGGCCCCGGGCGGTACGGCCACGAGCGTAGAGAACCGGTCCGACACTGTGCCGCCGGCGGGGCCCGCCCCGACCTCCGACGCGACAGGCGCCGCCGACCGGGACCGCGGACGGGGACGGACCGCCCAGGAAACGCAGAACACCCCCGGGCCGGTGGCCCGAGGGTGTCGCGTGGCGCCGATGAGGGCCGATCTCTCGGTGCCCCCGGCAGGATTCGAACCTGCGCACCTGCCTCCGGAGGGCAGTGCTCTATCCCCTGAGCTACGGGGGCGCGAGAGATGACACTACCCGACAGTCGGGGCGCCGGTTGCCACCTCGTCCGTCCGGGCGACACCGGTGTCGCCACGGGGCACCCGGTAGCGGGTCAACCGCGAGCTGTTGCCGACCACGGCGACCGACGACGCGTTGTGCAGGATGGCCGCCAGCACCGGCGACAGTGCGCCGGCCGCGCTCACGGCCAGGCCCACGGCGTTGACCGCGATGGACATGCCGTAGTTCTGCCGGATCAACCCGACACTGTGCCGGCTCAGGTCACGCAGCTCCAGCACCGCGTCCAGGCGGTCACTGGCCAGCGCGACGTCGGCGGTCTCCACGGCGACGTCGGTCCCGCCGAGGCCCATCGCGATCCCGATGTCGGCCAGCGCCAGCGCCGGGGCGTCGTTGGTGCCGTCCCCGACCATGGCCACCGTGTGACCGGTGGCCTGCAGCTCCCGCACGATGGCCTGTTTGTCCTCGGGGAGCACCTCGGCGTGCCACGAGTCGATGCCCAGCTCGGCGGCGACCACGGCGGCGGTGTCGGCGTGGTCCCCGGTGAGCATGACGATGCGGCGGACTCCGTCCGCCCGCAGCCGGGCCAGGACCCGGGCGGCCTCCGGACGCACCGTGTCACGCAGGCTGACCAGCCCGACGAGAGAGCCGTCCACCGCCAGCAGCAGCGGGGTCTCGGCGCGCCGTTGCAGCCGGGCGACCCAGCCGCGGGCGTCGTCCCCGACGGTCACGCCCTCCTGCGCCAGCAGCGTCGAGTTGCCCAGCAGCAGCACCCGGCCGTCGGCCTGGGTCCGCATGCCCAGGCCCAGCAGCACCTCGCACTCCTCGTGCGCGGGGATCGAGATGCGCCGCTCCTCCGTGGACCGGATCACCGCCTGCGCCAACGGGTGTCGCGAGTGGATCTCCGAACTCGCCGCGTACGCCAGCACCCGCTCGGGCTCCCAGTCGGACGCGAACGAGATCACCTCGGTCACCACCGGCCGACCCTCGGTCAGGGTGCCCGTCTTGTCGAACACGATCGCGTCGACCCGGCCCATCGCCTCCAGATGCGAGCCGCCCTTGATGAGGATGCCGCGTCGGGCGCCGTTGCCGATCGCCGCGCTGATCGCGGTCGGCGTGGCAAGGCCGACCGCACACGGGCACGCCACGAGCAGCATCGTCATCGCCCGACGCACGTCCCGGGTGACCAGCAGCGTCGCCGCCGCCACCGCGAACGACAGGGGGACGAACCGCCGGGAGAAGTTGTCGCCGACGGTCTGGATCGGTGCCCGGTCGGCCTGCGCCTCCTCGACACGGCTGATGATCCGGCCGATGGCGGTCTCGGCGCCGACCGCGGTGGCCCGCACGACGAGCCGGCCGCGGAGCAGCACACTGCCGGCGTGCACCGCGTCGCCGGCAGTCACGGTGACGGGCAGGCTCTCCCCGGTGATGGCGCTCTGGTCGAGGATGCCGTCACCGGTGACGACGACGCCGTCCACCGGCAGCGCGATCTGCTCGTGCACCACGACGTGGTCACCCGGCCGCAGCACCGCGATGTCGACGCGCTGCTCCGTGTCGTCCGGGCCCTGGGTCCAGATGGACGTCTGGGTGCCGGTGAGCAGGCTGGTGATCGCCCGCCGGGTCCGGCGCAGCGTGAGGTCCTGCAGGTACTCGCCGATGTTGAGCAGCCACAGCACGGTCAGCGCGACGACGTTCTCGCGGAGCAGCAGCGACGCCACCGTGGCGGCCGACACCAGCGCGTCGGTCCCGGCGGTGCGCCGGCCGCGCAACGTCGCCAGCGCGCCGCGGAAGAACGGGTAGCCGGTGAACAGCGTCACCCCGGTGGCCACCGTGCGGCTGCGCGGACCGAGCACGGCGGGGCGCCGCAGGCCGTAGCGGCGGAGGCCGAGCAGGACCAGAGCGGCGCCGCCGACGACCATCCGGAGCAGGTCGCGA is drawn from Nakamurella deserti and contains these coding sequences:
- a CDS encoding winged helix DNA-binding domain-containing protein; this translates as MEHAPADTAGTTGIGRRRWRSQLLPDGSGPADPADVVRWLGAVQAQDHGQSLWAVASRMREPSTARVAAAATDGRILRTWPMRGTLHWVAAEDAHWMVALSADRMATTAATRRRQLGITDDELARAGEVLVAALTDGDVWDRPRVMALWTDAGIPVDGQRGYHLLWNLALQRVVAIGPMAGRQQTVVDLDSHVPPERRATPADPGAELARRYLQSHAPCTDRDFAWWCGSTLTEARRRLTAAGAVPDPTGDRLLTAPDGSAAAAGASGVALLAGFDEFLLGYQDRSAVLPTAFADRIVPGANGIFAPCVVVDGVVAGTWRRTLTRGGVTVTVVPFPGRALDPDELTRAARRYAAAIGVSEVAVAVDG
- a CDS encoding heavy metal translocating P-type ATPase, producing the protein MRVVAHAGGRLRLTADWLRCATARAVVVEDLVATRPGVRAVHAYPRTGSVVVWFDPDRTDVEAVLAGIGDARTHVPARPVDRLPRSADVGNRDLLRMVVGGAALVLLGLRRYGLRRPAVLGPRSRTVATGVTLFTGYPFFRGALATLRGRRTAGTDALVSAATVASLLLRENVVALTVLWLLNIGEYLQDLTLRRTRRAITSLLTGTQTSIWTQGPDDTEQRVDIAVLRPGDHVVVHEQIALPVDGVVVTGDGILDQSAITGESLPVTVTAGDAVHAGSVLLRGRLVVRATAVGAETAIGRIISRVEEAQADRAPIQTVGDNFSRRFVPLSFAVAAATLLVTRDVRRAMTMLLVACPCAVGLATPTAISAAIGNGARRGILIKGGSHLEAMGRVDAIVFDKTGTLTEGRPVVTEVISFASDWEPERVLAYAASSEIHSRHPLAQAVIRSTEERRISIPAHEECEVLLGLGMRTQADGRVLLLGNSTLLAQEGVTVGDDARGWVARLQRRAETPLLLAVDGSLVGLVSLRDTVRPEAARVLARLRADGVRRIVMLTGDHADTAAVVAAELGIDSWHAEVLPEDKQAIVRELQATGHTVAMVGDGTNDAPALALADIGIAMGLGGTDVAVETADVALASDRLDAVLELRDLSRHSVGLIRQNYGMSIAVNAVGLAVSAAGALSPVLAAILHNASSVAVVGNSSRLTRYRVPRGDTGVARTDEVATGAPTVG